In the genome of Lycorma delicatula isolate Av1 chromosome 8, ASM4794821v1, whole genome shotgun sequence, one region contains:
- the LOC142328655 gene encoding peptidyl-prolyl cis-trans isomerase NIMA-interacting 1-like, with translation MADEELPAGWEKRLSRSTGQHYYLNIYTKDSQWDRPDKPAEPVSSSGPEQVQCSHLLVKHEESRRPSSWREEKITRSKAEALELIKSYREQIVSGQASFAELAQKYSDCSSAKRGGDLGPFGQGAMQKPFEQAAFALKIGELSEPVHTDSGIHIILRTA, from the exons ATGGCGGATGAGGAATTGCCTGCGGGTTGGGAAAAGCGATTGAGCCGATCAACTG gccaacattattatttaaatatatatactaaggACAGTCAATGGGATAGACCAGATAAACCAGCTGAGCCAGTTTCAAGCAGCGGTCCAGAACAAGTTCAATGCAGTCATTTGTTGGTTAAACATGAAGAATCCAGACGGCCGTCCTCATGGCGAGAGGAAAAAATAACACGATCAAAAGCTGAAGCTCTTGAGCTGATTAAAT CTTATAGAGAACAAATTGTATCTGGTCAAGCATCATTTGCTGAATTAGCACAAAAATATTCCGATTGTAGTTCAGCAAAACGTGGTGGGGATTTAGGTCCATTTGGACAAGGAGCTATGCAGAAACCGTTTGAACAAGCTGCATTCGCGTTAAAAATTGGTGAATTAAGTGAACCGGTTCATACAGATTCAggaattcatattattttgcGTACTGCATAG